One Sinorhizobium mexicanum genomic region harbors:
- a CDS encoding metallophosphoesterase, with protein MSNPDCRDLSRRTFLATTVGAGLSIAAGRVRAANAWPPVDATFLFSNDVHACIVSTEGLAPKCEEEGKTDANLLRHVAALNAIPTQHWPATIDGDPSGLVSAGKEIGRPLGLVLGGDITDDGGGQVRQPREGRQLQQFQSRYEQGPGPQHIHFPVYVGLGNHDLDQDGTPPNVDWYRRELRDYVELTHRQTVFYKPPVPVTNYDPLSDNYSWDWGGLHLVQLQRFGGDQNKGAVSGLGWLKGDLAYYAADGRPVVLFQHYGWDAFSTEVWDTTADVFDDRGEGKPHWWSPEQRRTLLDALKSYNVIGLFHGHEHDRVMTYRADGVDLFKPKAAYLGGFAVVRITDAVMDVAFGEAQGEAGRVVFTHAFSKRFT; from the coding sequence GTGAGCAATCCGGATTGCCGCGACCTGTCCCGACGCACTTTTCTCGCGACCACCGTGGGCGCAGGTCTGTCGATCGCCGCCGGTCGCGTCCGTGCCGCCAACGCATGGCCTCCCGTCGACGCAACTTTTCTCTTCTCCAACGACGTCCACGCCTGCATCGTTTCCACCGAAGGGCTGGCGCCGAAATGCGAGGAGGAGGGCAAGACCGACGCGAACCTCTTGCGCCATGTCGCGGCGCTCAACGCAATTCCCACACAGCACTGGCCGGCGACCATCGATGGGGATCCAAGCGGCCTCGTCAGTGCGGGCAAGGAAATCGGGCGCCCGCTCGGCCTTGTTCTCGGCGGCGACATCACTGACGATGGCGGCGGTCAGGTTCGCCAGCCGCGTGAGGGGCGGCAACTGCAGCAGTTCCAGAGCCGGTACGAGCAAGGCCCGGGCCCGCAGCACATTCACTTTCCCGTCTATGTCGGACTCGGGAACCACGATCTCGACCAGGATGGCACACCGCCGAATGTCGACTGGTACCGTCGGGAGTTGCGTGACTATGTTGAGCTTACGCACCGCCAGACTGTGTTCTACAAGCCGCCGGTGCCGGTGACGAATTACGATCCGTTGTCGGACAACTATTCCTGGGACTGGGGCGGCCTGCATCTCGTCCAGTTGCAGCGCTTTGGCGGTGACCAGAACAAGGGCGCGGTGAGCGGTCTCGGCTGGCTCAAGGGGGACCTTGCGTACTACGCCGCCGACGGTCGACCGGTCGTGCTGTTCCAGCATTATGGCTGGGATGCGTTTTCGACGGAGGTCTGGGACACGACGGCGGATGTCTTCGACGATCGGGGAGAGGGGAAGCCGCATTGGTGGAGCCCGGAGCAGCGCCGGACGTTGCTCGACGCGCTGAAAAGCTACAATGTCATTGGCCTTTTCCACGGACATGAACATGACCGCGTCATGACCTATCGCGCCGACGGCGTCGATCTCTTCAAGCCGAAGGCAGCCTATCTCGGCGGCTTTGCTGTCGTCCGCATCACCGACGCCGTCATGGACGTCGCTTTCGGCGAAGCTCAGGGCGAGGCCGGCCGCGTCGTTTTTACTCACGCCTTCAGCAAACGCTTCACCTGA
- a CDS encoding AraC family transcriptional regulator, producing MSAIGRAIWFIESHFAEDISLDDIAEAAGLSRYHLSRVFGLSSGRSISAYIRGRRLSGAAQALANGTSSILEVALDAGYGSHEAFTRAFREQFGLTPESVRKQGHVRNVELMEPIRMDDARTLKIEPPRFEESPGLLLAGLAETYAYNRTEGIPSLWQRFNAHFGNVPGQRGNVAYGVCTQSDGEAGRFRYMASVEVDDTDGLPAGFTVLKLPKQRYAVFLHKGHISAISTTAHYVFGSWFPDSGLEHGQLPDLMEKYDERFDPRTGMGVVEIWAPIKQ from the coding sequence ATGAGTGCTATCGGCAGAGCGATCTGGTTCATCGAGAGCCATTTCGCCGAGGATATATCGCTGGACGACATCGCCGAGGCCGCAGGCCTCTCACGCTACCATCTGTCACGCGTGTTCGGGCTTTCGAGCGGCCGCTCGATCAGCGCCTATATCCGCGGCCGGCGCCTCAGCGGCGCCGCGCAGGCCCTCGCCAATGGCACATCCAGCATTCTCGAAGTGGCCCTCGATGCGGGCTATGGCTCGCACGAGGCCTTCACCCGTGCCTTTCGCGAACAGTTCGGCCTGACACCCGAGTCCGTCCGCAAGCAAGGGCACGTCCGCAATGTCGAACTGATGGAGCCGATCAGGATGGATGACGCACGCACCTTGAAGATCGAACCGCCCCGTTTCGAGGAGAGCCCCGGACTTCTCCTCGCCGGTCTCGCCGAAACCTATGCCTACAATCGCACCGAGGGCATCCCTTCGCTCTGGCAGCGCTTCAACGCCCATTTCGGCAATGTGCCCGGCCAGCGCGGGAATGTCGCCTATGGCGTATGCACCCAGTCGGACGGCGAGGCCGGGCGCTTTCGTTACATGGCCTCGGTGGAAGTCGATGATACCGATGGGTTGCCGGCAGGCTTCACCGTTTTGAAGTTGCCCAAACAACGCTACGCCGTATTCCTCCACAAAGGACACATATCGGCGATCTCCACCACCGCCCACTATGTTTTCGGGTCATGGTTTCCGGATTCCGGGCTGGAGCACGGCCAGCTTCCGGACCTGATGGAAAAATATGATGAGCGCTTCGATCCCCGCACGGGAATGGGCGTCGTCGAAATTTGGGCTCCGATAAAACAGTAA
- a CDS encoding TerC family protein has translation MQEILTLAQSLEAWVALITLIIMEVVLGIDNLIFISILTNKLPAESRVSARRVGIGLALIMRLALLGTVAWIVQLTEPVFEAFGHPFSWKDMILIAGGLFLVWKATKEIHHNVDPSDHGEDFIATSAINSFAAAIGQILLLDLVFSVDSIITAVGMTPHLPIMVAAVIVAVTVMLLAATPLANFIERNPTIVMLALAFLLMIGTTLIAEGMGFHVPRGYVYAAMAFSALVEMLNMMARNARLRKQQAKKLH, from the coding sequence ATGCAGGAAATCCTGACGCTTGCCCAAAGCCTTGAGGCTTGGGTCGCTCTGATCACGCTCATTATCATGGAAGTCGTGCTCGGCATCGACAACTTGATCTTCATTTCCATTCTCACGAACAAGCTTCCCGCCGAAAGCCGCGTCAGCGCCCGCCGCGTCGGCATTGGCCTTGCGCTGATCATGCGGCTGGCGCTGCTCGGCACCGTTGCCTGGATCGTGCAACTGACCGAACCGGTTTTCGAGGCCTTCGGCCACCCGTTTTCCTGGAAGGACATGATCCTGATAGCCGGCGGTCTTTTCCTCGTCTGGAAGGCGACCAAGGAGATCCACCACAATGTCGATCCGAGTGATCATGGCGAGGACTTCATCGCGACTTCGGCGATCAACAGCTTTGCCGCGGCCATCGGCCAGATCCTGCTGCTCGATCTCGTCTTCTCGGTCGACAGCATCATCACGGCCGTCGGCATGACCCCGCATCTGCCGATCATGGTCGCAGCCGTCATCGTCGCGGTGACTGTCATGCTGCTTGCGGCGACGCCGCTTGCCAACTTCATCGAGAGGAACCCGACGATCGTGATGCTGGCGCTTGCCTTCCTCTTGATGATCGGCACCACGCTGATTGCAGAAGGTATGGGCTTCCACGTACCAAGAGGCTACGTCTACGCCGCCATGGCGTTCTCGGCCCTCGTCGAAATGCTGAACATGATGGCGCGCAACGCCCGACTGCGAAAGCAGCAGGCCAAGAAACTGCACTAA
- a CDS encoding DHA2 family efflux MFS transporter permease subunit has protein sequence MAATATAGSVAAIAPRAEEHMDPRRLIAFFAMVIGMFMAILDIQIVSASLAEIQAGLSAGSDEIGWVQTAYLIAEVIMIPLSGTLARIVSTRVLFSVAAAGFTASSALAATATNIDQMIIYRAIQGFIGGGMIPSVFAAAFTIFPPSKRNVVSPIIGLIATLAPTIGPTVGGYLSHAFSWHWLFLVNVIPGIIVATLTWTFIDFDKPELGLMKKFDWWGLLSMAVFLGSLEYVLEEGNANDWFNDEHIILGAIAAALAAAVFFYRAFKVEFPVVDLRAFANRNFAFGSLFSFVMGIGLYGLTYLYPLYLGRIRGYDSLMIGETMFVSGLAMFFTAPVAGFLSGRLDPRVMMTIGFAGFAAGTWSMSQLTADWDFWELLVPQILRGCSLMLCMVPINNIALGTLAPARIRNASGLYNLTRNLGGAVGLAVINTILTQRQDFHYARLAEHIQWGNPEAVERLRNMASNFTAHGLDGTTIAVKQLAAMVQTQAVILSFVDVFVILTVLFLSLIIGVMMISKPQGAGAGGSGH, from the coding sequence ATGGCCGCAACGGCAACGGCAGGCTCGGTCGCGGCAATCGCGCCCAGAGCCGAGGAGCATATGGACCCGAGACGGCTGATCGCCTTCTTTGCGATGGTGATCGGCATGTTCATGGCGATCCTCGACATTCAGATCGTGTCGGCCTCGCTCGCCGAAATCCAGGCCGGCCTTTCGGCCGGATCGGACGAGATCGGCTGGGTGCAGACCGCCTATCTCATCGCCGAAGTCATCATGATCCCATTGTCGGGCACGCTCGCCCGCATCGTTTCGACGCGGGTGCTGTTTTCCGTCGCCGCGGCCGGCTTCACCGCGTCGAGCGCACTTGCCGCGACCGCCACCAATATCGACCAGATGATCATCTACCGGGCGATCCAGGGCTTTATCGGTGGCGGCATGATCCCGTCGGTCTTCGCCGCCGCCTTCACGATCTTCCCACCGTCGAAGCGCAATGTCGTCTCGCCGATCATCGGCCTGATTGCAACGCTTGCGCCCACCATCGGACCGACAGTCGGCGGTTATTTGAGCCACGCCTTCTCCTGGCACTGGCTGTTTCTCGTCAACGTCATCCCAGGCATCATCGTCGCGACGCTCACCTGGACCTTCATCGACTTCGACAAACCCGAACTGGGATTGATGAAGAAGTTCGACTGGTGGGGGCTGCTGTCCATGGCGGTCTTCCTCGGCTCGCTCGAATATGTGCTGGAGGAGGGCAACGCCAACGACTGGTTCAATGACGAGCACATCATCCTGGGCGCGATTGCCGCGGCGCTTGCTGCCGCCGTGTTCTTCTATCGCGCCTTCAAGGTCGAGTTCCCGGTGGTCGACCTCAGGGCCTTCGCCAATCGTAACTTCGCCTTCGGTTCGCTCTTCTCCTTCGTCATGGGTATCGGCCTCTATGGTCTTACCTATCTCTACCCTCTCTATCTCGGGCGCATCCGGGGCTACGACTCGCTGATGATCGGCGAGACCATGTTCGTTTCCGGCCTTGCCATGTTCTTCACGGCGCCGGTCGCCGGCTTTCTTTCCGGCCGCCTCGACCCGCGGGTGATGATGACCATTGGTTTTGCGGGCTTTGCAGCCGGTACCTGGTCGATGAGCCAACTGACTGCCGACTGGGACTTCTGGGAACTGCTCGTGCCGCAGATCCTGCGCGGCTGCTCGCTGATGCTCTGCATGGTGCCGATCAACAACATCGCGCTCGGCACGCTGGCGCCCGCCCGCATCCGCAATGCGTCCGGCCTCTACAATCTGACGCGCAACCTCGGCGGTGCCGTTGGTCTTGCAGTCATCAACACCATTCTGACGCAGCGCCAGGATTTCCACTATGCCCGGCTTGCCGAGCATATCCAGTGGGGCAACCCGGAGGCGGTCGAACGGCTCCGGAACATGGCCTCGAACTTCACCGCCCACGGCCTCGACGGAACGACGATCGCGGTCAAGCAACTCGCAGCGATGGTGCAGACGCAGGCGGTGATCCTGTCCTTCGTCGACGTCTTCGTGATTTTGACGGTGCTGTTCCTGTCACTGATCATCGGCGTCATGATGATCAGCAAGCCGCAGGGCGCCGGCGCCGGCGGCAGCGGCCACTGA
- a CDS encoding HlyD family secretion protein has product MSATSTSSAARVRPVGDDFEVVDNPKAEAPAPTSEAPSVVEHKAADVAAPQKRRRKPVLPVLALAMLAAGAWYGYDWWTNGRFMVSTDDAYIDGDIATISPKVSGYVAKVDVVANQHVKAGDPLVTLDDGDYRIAAEQAEAQIATQKLALSRFDAQIAGAKASLSQAEAQKTAFEAAVRGAELTQKRASDLQSKAVGTVASRDNADVALDQARANLVGAEANIAAANANITVLEAQRTEAESTIRSLELARDKANRDLGFTVLKAPYDGIVGNVAVQVGDLVSAGQRLAALVPVDQLYIDANFKETQIAHLVPGSKVQIHVDAYDEHPIEGTVASISPASGSVFSLLPAENATGNFTKVIQRVPVRIKIPADVLAEGHLRAGLSVVVDVDTRTAPDQSKVAGVK; this is encoded by the coding sequence ATGTCCGCTACCAGCACTTCCAGCGCTGCCCGTGTCCGTCCCGTCGGCGATGATTTTGAAGTCGTGGATAATCCGAAGGCCGAAGCCCCCGCGCCCACAAGCGAGGCCCCATCGGTCGTGGAGCACAAGGCCGCTGACGTTGCCGCGCCCCAGAAAAGACGCCGCAAGCCGGTGCTGCCGGTCCTGGCTCTGGCAATGCTCGCCGCCGGCGCCTGGTACGGCTATGACTGGTGGACCAACGGTCGTTTCATGGTTTCGACGGATGACGCCTATATCGACGGCGACATAGCGACCATCTCGCCGAAGGTGTCCGGCTATGTCGCTAAGGTCGACGTGGTTGCCAACCAGCACGTGAAGGCGGGCGATCCGCTGGTTACGCTCGACGATGGCGATTATCGCATCGCCGCGGAGCAGGCCGAGGCGCAGATCGCCACCCAGAAACTGGCGCTCAGCCGCTTTGATGCGCAGATCGCCGGCGCAAAGGCGAGCCTCAGCCAGGCCGAAGCCCAGAAGACGGCCTTCGAGGCGGCCGTTCGCGGCGCAGAGCTGACGCAGAAGCGCGCCAGCGACCTCCAGTCCAAGGCGGTCGGAACGGTCGCCTCGCGCGACAATGCCGATGTCGCGCTTGATCAGGCGCGGGCAAACCTCGTCGGCGCCGAGGCCAACATCGCCGCGGCCAATGCAAATATCACCGTGCTCGAGGCGCAGCGTACCGAAGCGGAAAGCACCATCCGTTCGCTGGAGCTCGCGCGCGACAAGGCCAACCGCGACCTGGGCTTCACGGTGCTCAAGGCACCCTATGACGGCATCGTCGGCAATGTGGCGGTTCAGGTCGGCGATCTCGTTTCCGCCGGTCAGCGTCTCGCGGCCCTCGTTCCGGTGGACCAGCTCTATATCGATGCCAATTTCAAGGAAACGCAGATCGCGCATCTGGTGCCGGGCTCCAAGGTGCAGATCCATGTCGATGCCTATGACGAACATCCGATCGAAGGCACCGTCGCCTCGATCTCGCCGGCATCGGGCTCGGTCTTCTCCCTGCTGCCGGCGGAAAATGCGACCGGCAACTTCACCAAGGTCATCCAGCGGGTTCCGGTGCGCATCAAGATCCCGGCCGACGTGCTGGCCGAAGGACATTTGCGCGCGGGCTTGAGCGTCGTCGTCGACGTCGATACCCGCACGGCGCCTGATCAGTCGAAAGTGGCTGGAGTAAAGTAA
- the gltX gene encoding glutamate--tRNA ligase has protein sequence MADSAVRVRIAPSPTGEPHVGTAYIALFNYLFAKKHGGEFILRIEDTDATRSTPEFEQKVLDALKWCGLKWSEGPDIGGSYGPYRQSDRKDIYKPYVEKIVENGHGFRCFCTPERLEQMREAQRAAGKPPKYDGLCLSLSAEEVTSRVAAGEPHVVRMKIPTEGSCKFHDGVYGDVEIPWDAVDMQVLLKADGMPTYHMANVVDDHLMKITHVARGEEWLASVPKHILIYQYLGLEPPKFMHLSLMRNADKSKLSKRKNPTSISYYTALGYLPEALMNFLGLFFIQIAEGEELLSMEELAEKFDPENLSKAGAIFDIQKLDWLNARWIREKLSEEDFAARIFAWAMENDRLKEGLKLAQSRISKLGELPDLAAFLFKSDLGLQPAAFAGVKASPEELLEILNTVQPDLERILEWNKESIEAELRAVAERMGKKLKAIVAPLFVAVSGSQRSLPLFDSMELLGRAVVRQRLKVAAQVVASMAGSGK, from the coding sequence ATGGCAGATTCAGCAGTCCGGGTGCGCATTGCACCTTCTCCCACCGGCGAACCGCATGTCGGCACGGCCTATATTGCGCTGTTCAACTATCTCTTCGCAAAGAAGCACGGCGGCGAGTTCATCCTGCGCATCGAGGACACAGACGCGACGCGCTCGACGCCGGAGTTCGAACAGAAGGTGCTCGACGCGCTGAAATGGTGTGGGCTGAAGTGGTCCGAAGGCCCCGATATCGGCGGCTCCTACGGGCCCTATCGCCAGAGCGACCGCAAGGACATCTACAAGCCCTACGTCGAGAAGATCGTCGAGAATGGCCACGGTTTCCGCTGCTTCTGCACGCCCGAACGGTTGGAGCAGATGCGCGAGGCGCAGCGCGCCGCCGGCAAGCCGCCCAAATATGACGGCCTGTGCCTTAGCCTCTCGGCGGAGGAAGTAACCTCGCGCGTCGCCGCCGGCGAGCCGCATGTCGTGCGCATGAAGATCCCGACCGAAGGCTCGTGCAAGTTCCACGACGGCGTCTATGGCGACGTGGAGATCCCATGGGACGCAGTCGACATGCAGGTCCTGCTCAAGGCCGACGGCATGCCGACCTACCACATGGCGAACGTCGTCGACGACCACCTGATGAAGATCACCCATGTCGCGCGCGGCGAGGAGTGGCTGGCGTCGGTGCCGAAGCACATCCTGATCTATCAGTATCTCGGCCTCGAACCGCCGAAGTTCATGCACCTGTCGCTGATGCGCAATGCCGACAAGTCGAAGCTGTCGAAGCGCAAGAACCCGACATCGATCTCCTACTACACGGCGCTCGGCTACCTGCCGGAAGCGCTGATGAACTTCCTCGGCCTGTTCTTCATCCAGATCGCCGAGGGCGAAGAACTCCTCTCGATGGAGGAGCTGGCAGAGAAGTTCGATCCGGAAAACCTCTCGAAGGCTGGCGCGATCTTCGACATCCAGAAGCTCGATTGGTTGAACGCGCGTTGGATCCGCGAGAAGCTCTCAGAGGAAGACTTTGCCGCGAGGATCTTCGCCTGGGCGATGGAAAACGACCGTCTCAAGGAAGGCCTGAAGCTCGCCCAGTCGCGCATCTCGAAGCTCGGCGAACTGCCCGACCTCGCGGCCTTCCTGTTCAAGTCGGATCTCGGCCTGCAACCGGCCGCCTTTGCCGGGGTGAAGGCGTCGCCGGAAGAATTGCTCGAGATCCTCAATACCGTTCAGCCGGATCTTGAAAGGATCCTCGAATGGAACAAGGAATCGATCGAGGCGGAATTGCGCGCGGTCGCCGAGCGCATGGGCAAGAAGCTGAAGGCCATTGTCGCGCCGCTCTTCGTCGCCGTGTCGGGTTCGCAGCGCTCGCTGCCGCTGTTCGATTCGATGGAACTGCTCGGCCGTGCGGTCGTGCGCCAGCGCCTGAAGGTCGCGGCCCAGGTGGTCGCGTCGATGGCGGGCAGCGGAAAGTAG
- a CDS encoding LacI family DNA-binding transcriptional regulator, with protein MRPTVHDIAAKAGVSLATVDRVLNNRPGVRNVTRDKVERAIATLGYVRDVAAANLAKGRNYPFVFILPAGDNSFMRGLEGEVRAAMARSAAERTQITILPVPVFDAQALAQALSEARQRRPAGVAVVAVDAPGVAEAVMRLRDDGIAVVTLVSDLPGSGRDHFAGVDNIAAGRTAGTLMGRFTGGRAGPIAVLAGSMLVRDHRDRLEGFTAVMAEEFPARPLLPLIEGQDDPILVEKLVRALVEREPDLAGIYSLGAGNRGLVAALENTGRSKTICTIAHELTPHSRAALRSGTIDAVLNQDAGHEVRSAIRVLKAKADGLAVIEAQERIRIDIFLKDNLPIEQA; from the coding sequence ATGCGACCAACGGTTCACGATATCGCCGCCAAAGCGGGCGTCAGCCTGGCGACCGTCGACCGGGTCCTGAACAATCGCCCAGGCGTCAGGAACGTCACAAGGGACAAGGTCGAGCGCGCGATTGCCACGCTCGGCTATGTACGCGATGTCGCCGCCGCCAACCTCGCGAAAGGTCGCAACTACCCCTTCGTCTTCATCCTGCCGGCGGGCGACAACTCGTTCATGCGCGGACTCGAGGGCGAGGTGCGGGCCGCGATGGCGCGTTCGGCGGCAGAGCGAACGCAGATCACCATTCTTCCCGTTCCGGTCTTCGACGCGCAGGCGCTCGCGCAGGCGCTTTCGGAGGCGCGTCAGCGCCGGCCGGCCGGGGTGGCCGTCGTCGCCGTCGACGCCCCCGGGGTGGCCGAGGCGGTGATGCGGCTTCGGGATGATGGTATTGCCGTCGTCACCCTCGTTTCCGACCTGCCGGGATCGGGACGCGATCATTTTGCCGGTGTCGACAACATTGCGGCAGGCCGCACAGCCGGCACCCTGATGGGCCGCTTCACCGGTGGCCGCGCGGGTCCGATCGCCGTGCTGGCCGGCTCGATGCTGGTGCGCGACCATCGCGACCGGCTGGAGGGCTTTACCGCCGTCATGGCCGAGGAATTTCCGGCGCGCCCGCTCCTTCCTCTGATCGAAGGGCAGGACGATCCGATCCTTGTCGAAAAGCTCGTTCGGGCGCTCGTAGAGCGTGAGCCGGATCTTGCCGGCATCTACAGCCTCGGCGCCGGCAATCGCGGTCTCGTCGCCGCGCTCGAGAACACCGGCAGGAGCAAGACGATCTGCACGATCGCCCACGAGCTGACGCCGCACAGCCGCGCCGCGCTCCGTTCCGGCACGATCGACGCCGTGCTCAACCAGGATGCCGGGCACGAGGTGAGAAGCGCGATCCGCGTGCTGAAGGCCAAGGCCGACGGTCTTGCCGTGATCGAGGCGCAGGAACGCATCCGCATCGACATTTTCCTGAAGGACAACCTGCCGATCGAGCAGGCATAG
- the lysS gene encoding lysine--tRNA ligase — translation MNEKTATASLSSDATEVRAQKLKLLRAEIGDVYPAHFHRTMTNAELAAKYESLEPDTETQDVVTVAGRVFSSRNSGMFMDIHDASGKIQIFSHKDTTPEEARALLPMIDIGDIIGVTGTVRRTKRGELTINAQAITMLTKSLLPMPEKWHGLSDIELRYRKRHLDIMTNEESKLRFQQRSRIVSGIRRFMENDGFMEVETPMLHSVYGGATAEPFKTHHNTLKLDMFLRIAPELYLKRTLVSGLTDKVFEINRNFRNEGVSTRHNPEFTMMECYWAYADYEDVMDLVERLFAELAVSIHGTTEFTYGDKDISFKGPFRRVPMPDAVKEATGIDFLAMKTDEEARTATAAGGFEVEKDWTWGECLAFVFEEKVEPTLIQPAHVTHFPKDISPFAKEVPGEPRLVERFETYCNTWELGNAFSELNDPEEQRARMVEQLEQAHARGELAKQLDDEFLDAIDQGMPPAGGLGIGVDRLIMLLTNAPSIRDVILFPARRHKAD, via the coding sequence ATGAACGAGAAGACAGCAACGGCCAGCCTTTCCTCCGACGCAACGGAAGTGCGCGCACAGAAGCTGAAGCTGCTGCGCGCGGAGATTGGCGACGTCTATCCGGCGCACTTCCACCGGACGATGACCAATGCGGAACTCGCGGCGAAATATGAGAGCCTGGAACCGGACACCGAAACGCAGGACGTCGTGACCGTCGCCGGCCGCGTCTTTTCCTCGCGCAACTCCGGCATGTTCATGGATATCCATGACGCCTCCGGCAAGATCCAGATTTTCTCGCACAAGGACACTACGCCTGAAGAGGCGCGTGCGCTGCTGCCGATGATCGACATCGGCGATATCATCGGCGTTACGGGCACTGTCCGCCGCACCAAGCGTGGCGAACTGACGATCAATGCGCAAGCGATCACGATGCTGACCAAGTCGCTGCTGCCGATGCCGGAGAAGTGGCATGGCCTCTCCGATATCGAGTTGCGCTACCGCAAGCGTCACCTCGACATCATGACCAACGAGGAGTCGAAGCTCCGCTTCCAGCAGCGCAGCCGCATCGTATCCGGCATCCGCCGCTTCATGGAGAACGACGGCTTCATGGAAGTCGAGACGCCGATGCTGCATTCGGTCTACGGCGGCGCAACCGCCGAGCCCTTCAAGACGCATCACAACACGCTGAAGCTGGACATGTTCCTGCGCATCGCGCCGGAACTCTACCTGAAGCGCACGCTGGTGTCGGGGCTGACCGACAAGGTGTTCGAGATCAACCGCAACTTCCGCAACGAAGGCGTCTCCACCCGGCACAATCCGGAATTCACGATGATGGAGTGCTACTGGGCCTACGCCGACTACGAGGACGTCATGGACCTCGTCGAGCGCCTGTTCGCCGAACTGGCGGTCTCGATCCACGGCACGACGGAATTCACCTACGGCGACAAGGATATCTCCTTCAAGGGTCCGTTCCGCCGCGTGCCCATGCCGGACGCCGTCAAGGAAGCGACCGGCATCGACTTCCTGGCGATGAAGACCGACGAGGAGGCGCGCACCGCAACCGCGGCCGGCGGCTTCGAGGTCGAGAAGGATTGGACCTGGGGCGAATGCCTCGCCTTCGTCTTCGAAGAAAAGGTGGAACCGACGCTGATCCAGCCCGCCCACGTCACGCATTTCCCGAAGGACATCTCGCCCTTCGCCAAGGAAGTGCCGGGCGAGCCGCGCCTCGTCGAGCGTTTCGAGACCTATTGCAACACCTGGGAACTCGGCAACGCCTTCTCGGAACTCAATGACCCGGAAGAGCAGCGCGCCCGCATGGTCGAGCAGCTCGAACAGGCGCATGCGCGCGGCGAACTGGCAAAGCAGCTCGACGACGAATTCCTCGATGCGATCGACCAGGGCATGCCGCCCGCCGGCGGCCTCGGCATCGGCGTTGACCGGCTGATCATGCTTCTGACCAATGCACCGTCGATCCGCGACGTGATCCTGTTCCCGGCCCGGCGCCACAAGGCCGACTGA
- a CDS encoding TetR/AcrR family transcriptional regulator, producing the protein MTSAKSLEQEKSLQDQQQHLSSGGRHAAGEDPAKREQILEGAKRVFMRSNFDAASMNDITREAGVSKGTLYVYFENKEDLLEALIARERNRIVDSVKQLLNENAPLEDTLYDFGVTLVTSMTSDYTIRAMHTVLSVIDRMPRLAQRFFTSTPENGYTVLKAYLDQQVEAGTLLIDDTEIAAKQFIELSSAGIFKGRLFGMCEAPSAERIDKNVRSAIRVFLAAYGQKSNAS; encoded by the coding sequence ATGACGTCAGCGAAAAGCCTAGAGCAGGAAAAATCCCTGCAGGATCAGCAACAGCATCTTTCGAGCGGTGGGCGGCACGCCGCCGGCGAGGATCCGGCCAAACGCGAGCAGATTCTCGAAGGCGCGAAACGCGTTTTCATGAGGAGCAACTTCGACGCTGCCAGCATGAACGATATCACCCGCGAGGCAGGCGTTTCGAAGGGCACGCTCTACGTCTATTTCGAGAACAAGGAGGACCTGCTCGAGGCGCTGATTGCGCGCGAGCGCAACCGCATCGTCGACAGCGTCAAGCAGTTGCTGAACGAAAACGCGCCGCTCGAAGACACGCTTTATGATTTTGGCGTGACGCTGGTGACAAGCATGACGTCCGACTACACGATCCGGGCCATGCACACTGTGCTCAGCGTGATCGATCGGATGCCGCGGCTGGCGCAGCGCTTCTTCACGTCAACACCAGAAAACGGCTACACGGTCCTGAAAGCCTATCTTGACCAGCAGGTCGAGGCCGGCACGCTATTGATCGACGACACGGAAATAGCCGCGAAACAATTCATCGAACTGTCCTCGGCCGGAATCTTCAAGGGCCGCCTCTTCGGCATGTGCGAAGCACCGTCTGCCGAGCGGATCGACAAGAATGTCAGATCGGCCATCCGCGTGTTCCTCGCCGCCTACGGCCAGAAATCGAACGCCAGCTGA